ctcgagagagagagagagagagttttcttTGTTAACAAGACAAGACGGAGATGGATCATTAAGCGAAAGTATTTACATCTAAGTCCTTGTATATTTTACTTTGTTACTTCTGAccccaaataaataaataattccaTTGCCCACCTGTTAATTCAGAagccaaaattttgaaattgaatttagcTCAGTTATATTTCGGTTAATTcagtttttcaaatttgttatagaattgaaaatatattttcggtTAAATTTCAGTGTTAATTTGGTTTGAAAAATTGGAATAAATTGATTTAGTTTAAAATGCTGATTGCCAGACCGAATTAATAACCAAATAAATGTTGAAATGTGTCGATCGGTCATAACCGAACATgaaccaaaaactaaatttcGGTTCAGCTTCTTCGGCTCAATTAAAAACCACAGGCCTAACAGGGAATGCTGAATATTATTGTACTGTGAATCTTTCTCccaatgtttttattttgcacCTTGAAAAGTTCGCAAGAGTTGTAACGAAACAAGAATAAAACTTCATCAGCTTCTTCAACATAACCCCATCTCACAGATCTTGAACCTAAACAAACATTAATGGATGGGGCAAAATAATCTTTTTGGGAGCAGCAACATCTTTCGGAACGGAAACAGTAAAAGAAGGTAGGTGACTCAAAGATCAGGCATGCCCTTTCCTGTTTTAGCATAATATGTCTGCTCCCAAACAAACTCCATTGGCGTGTCCTTAGGTCcagctgcaaaaaaaaaaaaaatcaagaaacaaaagatTCTGCCAAGTATTAATCCTCTGTATGCGCGCATAGTAGGAGCTATAAGTAAAGAATGCCATGTATAGAGATGTTGAGCCTCTACATACCAGTAGTGGGTCTTGGTGTAGTCCTTATCTTCAGAATCTCTGGACGAGGGATTATGGAACCAGAGGTGCCTGTGCCTCTGGCAACTCTTACTTTGGTTCCATCCTCTAGGTACTTTACACCAACCTTACAAGGCCTCCTGAGGTAGAAATGGTGTTATGTTAGACATATAAGAAACTTCTCGCTTTGAGTAAAATGAGTAGTACAAAAATGCGATCATACATACCCAGTGACGGGATCAACAACTTGGACATTTGAGGCGTGAAGAGGAGCCTCTACCGTGAAAATCCCTCCTTCATGATCAGGGCCTCCCTTTATATGCTTCTTGATCTGCCaatacagaagaagaagaagaaaaagaccaTGGTCTCAGTGAGTAGCCAAAGACACTATCCCAGCAGCAAAGCTAGAACATCCAAAACGAAAAGAGTTCAATTTGAACAAGTTAAATCACTATGTAGCTAAACAAATGATGCTTGAAGTCAAATTATAAGAACCCAAATGAAGATTGATAACTCCATGATTAGTGTTAAGctagtgctatgatcctgatcAGTACATATTCTTACTCCCAACGCATAAGATTgagcaaagaaaagaaaaaaaaacaagaagatgCAAAGACAAACTCTCTCACCAGATTCTTTCCTTCAACAATGACGCGGTTCTGGGATCTGATGACACGCTTAATGGTTCCAGTCTCACCCTTATCTTTCCCGCGGATTATCATTACCTAAATAAAAAGACCAAACACCACATTAGACGAAACCAAACTGAAGAAGAGGTGTGAACGGGACTGTACTCTCACTCACATTATCTCCACGAAGTATCTTCCAATGTCTGATGAGTTTCTCAGCAGCTTTCCAACCCATAGCTTCTCAGATGAGAATCCTAACACATTACATCACACGCAAGAcaaaaagtttcaatttttacaTTTCTATCACAGAAACCACATGGTATCATGGAGAACCCAAATCAAAGATATCTATTACTTGAAAGAGGCTTACCTGTGACTGTGAGGAATTAATCGAGTAAGTGAAGCGCAACGATCGTCGAAGAAGCTTTATGTGATGACGACGACGGACTACAGGCGGCGTTAGCGACGGTGCTGAAAAAGGTCGGGAGTGTTTTCGATAACACTTCGATTAGTTGTTGGTCGGCCCAATTAACGTAAAGCCCACAGGCCCAAACAAAATCATTGGCCGTTggaaaatatgtattatttggACCTGAATCTCAAACTTTGGCGCCATGGCTATTGACTATATAATTGAATGAAACTGAATATTTGATGCAGTTCTTACATGAAATTACGTCTCCTGCAAGATGTATTGTCTATATGTCATGGTTCATTGCCAACAAACCATGTCGAATGCTCCTACTATCAGACTCCATCACGCTGGCCATGTTTGATTTGGGGATAACTTCAACAACACAACACTGGAAGAAACAGTGATTATTTAGAGTATCTTcgatgtaaaatttattttttttctataaaataaaataaaatagaacatatgataaaaatatttcaattttagtctatttttcatttcataATTAAAGAATCAACGACAAAGAATGAATTACTCCGTTTATGAAGTAAATtctattatgaaataaaaaatagagtataactaaaatatattttattttatatttaggagAAAATTGAATGGAGTTGGAGATGCCCCTTAAACCATATTCAAAATGTATTTCAAAAGATTCGAGATTTTTTAGTtatatctttcttctttttgttaacGTGTTTCCTTTCAAAACTCCATGGATGATATCTTTCACACGTAACCATAATCTTCATTGGTTGTTCTTCTAACCATTCCCCTctttatcaattaaaaaaacaaaaaacacagctggaaatatttattttgagcatatatatacacaaatagtCAAGTGCATGTCCAACCACAGTTCATTAAACTCCTCCacgtaaaaaaaagaagataatggCAACAGAGTCGCAACCTAACCACCAGAAGAAGCTAACGATTCCGTTAAAAACAAGAATCGCCCTCACCGTTATCTCCACCTTCACCGATAACGCTCAGCGTCCCGACGGCTCCATCAACCGCCGTTTCCTCCGCCTCTTCGATTTTCGCGCTCCTCCCAATCCCAACCCAGTCAACTCCGTCTCGTCCTCCGACTTCGTCGTGGATCCTTCCCGCGACCTCTGGTTCCGATTATACACTCCGCACATCTCCGGCGACCGTATCCCCGTCGTGATCTTCTTCCACGGCGGAGGTTTCGCTTTCCTCAGCCCCAACACTCATCCCTACGACAACGTGTGCCGGAGATTCGCCGGAAAACTACCGGCGTACGTCGTCTCCGTCAACTACCGTCTCGCGCCGGAGCACCGTTACCCCGCCCAGTACGACGACGGATTCGACGCCGTGAAATTCCTCGAGGAGAATCGCGGCGAGGTTCTCCCGGCGAACGCCGATCTCTCGAGGTGCTTCTTCGCCGGAGACAGCGCCGGCGGGAACATCGCGCACAACGTGGCGATCCGAGTTTCTCGCGCGCGTTGCTTCGCCGCCGTGAAACTCGTCGGAATTATCTCGATTCAGCCGTTCTTCGGCGGA
The nucleotide sequence above comes from Brassica napus cultivar Da-Ae chromosome A9, Da-Ae, whole genome shotgun sequence. Encoded proteins:
- the LOC125577738 gene encoding 50S ribosomal protein L24-like codes for the protein MGWKAAEKLIRHWKILRGDNVMIIRGKDKGETGTIKRVIRSQNRVIVEGKNLIKKHIKGGPDHEGGIFTVEAPLHASNVQVVDPVTGRPCKVGVKYLEDGTKVRVARGTGTSGSIIPRPEILKIRTTPRPTTAGPKDTPMEFVWEQTYYAKTGKGMPDL
- the LOC106364081 gene encoding probable carboxylesterase 18, coding for MATESQPNHQKKLTIPLKTRIALTVISTFTDNAQRPDGSINRRFLRLFDFRAPPNPNPVNSVSSSDFVVDPSRDLWFRLYTPHISGDRIPVVIFFHGGGFAFLSPNTHPYDNVCRRFAGKLPAYVVSVNYRLAPEHRYPAQYDDGFDAVKFLEENRGEVLPANADLSRCFFAGDSAGGNIAHNVAIRVSRARCFAAVKLVGIISIQPFFGGEERTEAERRLVGMPLVSPDRTDWCWRAMLPEGANRDHEAAKPSVVDISGLDYPDTMVVVAGFDPLRDWQISYCEWLQLSGKRATLVEYPNMFHAFYIFPELPEAGQLVQRIKDFVEERVASLSA